From the genome of Turicibacter faecis, one region includes:
- a CDS encoding LacI family DNA-binding transcriptional regulator, producing the protein MAKIKDIADLTGFSITTISRVLNQDKNFNVSDDTRLKIMTAAEKLNYVPLSKRNKTAKRNTAITIGLIYWYSVAEEITDPYYMSIRLAIENHCQSRNIQLQKIYLPSTSYDEISAMNLDGLIALGKYSEEEIQSLHATHPHLVLVDCYSKHYNIDVVIADLKEATKDIIDYLVDLKLTKIGFICGVEKTLDGQELLDVRLTTYINQMTKLKAFQQNNIYLGSFTADSGYEIMSDIIKKGKLLDAYIVASDALAIGCLKALNENNIKVPETVSIISYDNISLSQYTIPSLTTIDMNTKHMGETALDLIIERITNDRTIAKKVTIPTQLIKRASTKTKS; encoded by the coding sequence ATGGCTAAAATAAAAGATATCGCTGATTTAACCGGATTTTCTATTACAACCATTTCACGTGTCTTAAACCAAGATAAAAATTTTAATGTTTCTGATGATACGCGACTAAAGATTATGACAGCGGCAGAAAAATTGAACTATGTTCCGTTAAGCAAACGGAATAAAACCGCTAAAAGAAATACTGCCATTACTATTGGTTTGATTTATTGGTACTCTGTCGCTGAGGAAATCACAGATCCTTATTATATGTCGATTCGACTGGCTATCGAAAACCACTGTCAATCTCGTAATATTCAACTGCAAAAGATTTATTTACCCTCAACGTCGTATGATGAAATTTCGGCAATGAACCTCGATGGATTAATTGCATTAGGGAAATATAGCGAAGAAGAAATCCAAAGTCTTCACGCGACTCACCCACACCTCGTCCTCGTCGATTGTTACAGTAAACACTATAATATCGACGTCGTTATTGCCGATCTAAAGGAAGCAACAAAAGATATTATCGATTACCTCGTGGATCTAAAACTCACGAAAATTGGGTTCATTTGTGGAGTCGAAAAAACGCTAGATGGACAGGAATTACTCGATGTTCGACTCACAACTTACATTAATCAAATGACAAAGTTAAAAGCATTCCAACAAAATAACATTTATCTTGGGTCCTTTACCGCTGATTCCGGATATGAAATTATGTCGGATATTATTAAAAAAGGAAAACTACTCGATGCTTACATCGTTGCATCGGACGCTCTCGCTATCGGATGCCTCAAAGCCCTGAACGAGAATAATATTAAAGTTCCTGAAACCGTCTCAATCATTAGTTACGACAACATCTCACTTTCACAATATACTATCCCATCCCTCACTACCATTGACATGAACACTAAACACATGGGAGAAACAGCACTTGACCTTATCATCGAACGCATCACCAACGACCGCACCATCGCCAAAAAAGTCACCATCCCAACCCAACTCATCAAACGAGCCAGCACAAAAACAAAAAGTTGA
- a CDS encoding aldose epimerase family protein — MIQYDQTVKGTFNGIQIIEYGMKNQELEVRFLNIGGCLTKVALAADDYAQNLVLNYQNVESYLENGCYLNAIIGRTANRIKNGTFTLNNKTYQLDINNGPNNLHGGAECLSDANFAIETIDSGYRLTATLPHQEVGFPGNLTATIDYILKGNQFIVAYSAITDQDTLANFTQHAYFNLAGNGSTTVDKHELQIKASHVAEIDKTQAFTTTWVPVEHTLFDFNQPTLIDPMNKEKTELFDLASGYDHLYLLSETEDVVTFKDLDSGRTLTVSTTAPAMQFYTGNFLTNELLFENSRQGEPRLGACFETHLVPFDIESQVLKSGETYRASTTFTFTK, encoded by the coding sequence ATGATTCAATATGATCAAACAGTAAAAGGTACGTTCAATGGAATACAAATCATTGAATATGGAATGAAAAACCAAGAATTAGAAGTCCGCTTCTTAAACATCGGGGGGTGTTTAACAAAAGTGGCATTGGCAGCTGACGATTACGCGCAAAACCTCGTGCTAAACTATCAAAACGTGGAAAGTTATCTTGAAAATGGGTGTTACCTTAATGCCATCATTGGACGAACGGCTAACCGCATTAAAAATGGCACTTTCACCTTAAACAATAAAACTTATCAACTAGACATTAACAACGGGCCAAATAACCTTCATGGGGGTGCCGAGTGCCTCAGTGATGCCAACTTTGCCATCGAAACCATCGACTCAGGTTACCGACTCACAGCGACCCTTCCACATCAGGAAGTTGGATTTCCAGGAAACCTGACGGCAACCATTGATTATATTCTTAAGGGCAATCAATTTATCGTCGCTTATTCGGCGATAACAGACCAAGACACCCTCGCAAACTTCACACAACATGCTTACTTTAATCTAGCTGGAAATGGTAGCACAACCGTTGACAAACATGAACTCCAAATAAAAGCAAGCCATGTTGCCGAAATTGATAAAACTCAAGCCTTTACGACAACTTGGGTGCCTGTTGAACATACACTCTTTGACTTTAATCAACCAACACTTATTGATCCAATGAACAAAGAAAAAACAGAACTTTTTGACCTTGCATCAGGCTATGATCATTTGTATTTACTCTCTGAAACAGAAGACGTTGTCACCTTCAAAGATTTAGATTCTGGGCGAACGCTAACGGTTTCAACAACAGCGCCAGCGATGCAGTTTTATACAGGAAACTTCTTAACGAATGAGCTTCTATTTGAAAATAGTCGTCAAGGTGAACCGCGTCTAGGGGCCTGTTTCGAAACTCACCTCGTTCCTTTTGATATTGAATCACAAGTCTTAAAATCAGGTGAAACTTATCGTGCTAGCACGACCTTTACTTTCACCAAATAG